A region of Etheostoma cragini isolate CJK2018 chromosome 24, CSU_Ecrag_1.0, whole genome shotgun sequence DNA encodes the following proteins:
- the raph1b gene encoding ras-associated and pleckstrin homology domains-containing protein 1b, with product MEQVSDDELDHGAEEDSDKEDQDLDKMFGAWLGELDKLTQSLDDGKPQKPLQKPPLRQETNMANFSYRFSMYNINEALNQGDTVDLDALMADLCSIEQELNTISKPNSTSRGQKKGQQRAPGGRSASTKHTGTSGGGSSGGSTSSSTRASPANTVRGGSVNTRPTASNISLDDITSQLEKASLSMDEAARQTSSSSSSSSSSFSSTTLRRPLSGSSGGGQHRRTGSVGTVSEREAPSQRSSVNSACASASSMDSLDIDKVMTGGEVEGQSNPSTQGQNQTSTEHVTLRRARRQLDFTSREGEVDQATHSYLDRETSLILKSIAGKPSHLLTKEEQAAKLKAEKIRVALEKIKEAQVKKLVIRVHMSDESSKTMMVDERQTVRQVLDSLLDKSHCGYSPDWSLVETINELQMERIFEDHENLVENLLNWTRDSHNKLMFIERIEKYALFKNPQNYLLGRKETSEMADRNKEALLEECFCGGSVSVPEIEGILWLKEDGKKSWKKRYFLLRASGIYYVPKGKAKASRDLVCFLQLDHVNVYYGQDYRSKYKAPTDYCLALKHPQIQKKSQYIKYLCCDDVRTLHQWVNGIRIAKYGKQLYVNYQEAMKRTEAAYDWSSLSTSSIRSGSSSASIPESQSNHSGHSDSGVDTGSSHGRSQSVVSSIFSEAWKRGTQIEESSKHMRMEASRGATLPHASHSQRHHSQHSVDHPALTPPPQPQVQPQPQPHQHHTHEPPPAPITGPTPPPPPLPPGNLSSPLRRTPSGTSNFVGKKPPPTPQRNTSVKFNASASYEESRRNLFSKFAPQNNAPPSAHCPTSSSIGSPSKDPSAGPPAPPKPGKLNLANLPMALQAKVSQVKQTGGDFPAPPHECGYFPPPPPASELFPPPLPPGSDAHSGGPPRVAVVNPQPQAPPPPPPVCHVSNSSWGKSSLKKTPPPTLVRRNNTTPEPPPLSSPPPTSPKGSSGQPNFLDDLNRTLKRKSVGRQSSLNSAGLTDKLDPAGTMDDMALPPPPPELLLDQGKQSNGGNGGYMSGNISGYATLRRGPPPAPPKRGDTTKLTGEC from the exons atgGAGCAGGTGTCAGATGATGAGTTGGACCATGGAGCCGAGGAGGACAGCGACAAGGAGGACCAGGACCTGGACAAGATGTTCGGTGCTTGGCTTGGAGAGCTAGACAAGCTTACACAG AGTCTGGATGATGGCAAGCCTCAGAAACCACTGCAGAAGCCTCCTCTCCGGCAGGAGACGAACATGGCCAACTTCTCCTACCGTTTCTCAATGTATAACATCAACG AGGCGTTGAACCAGGGCGACACAGTGGACCTGGATGCCCTGATGGCTGACCTGTGCTCCATTGAACAGGAGCTCAATACCATTTCTAAACCAAATTCCACGTCACGCGGCCAGAAAAAAGGCCAGCAGCGAGCGCCGGGGGGGCGCAGTGCCAGCACCAAGCACACAGGCACCAGTGGAGGAGGGAGCAGCGGAG GAAGCACCAGTAGCAGTACCCGGGCATCGCCGGCCAACACAGTACGAGGCGGCAGCGTCAACACCCGCCCCACGGCCTCCAACATCTCCCTGGATGACATCACCTCTCAGCTGGAGAAGGCCTCTCTCAGCATGGATGAAGCGGCACGTCAgacctcttcctcttcttcctcgtCCTCGTCGTCTTTCTCCTCCACCACGCTGCGGCGACCCTTGTCGGGGTCGTCAGGCGGCGGGCAGCACAGGAGGACGGGCTCAGTGGGCACGGTCAGCGAGCGGGAGGCTCCCTCCCAGCGGTCCAGTGTAAACTCCGCGTGTGCCTCAGCATCCAGCATGGACTCCCTGGACATCGATAAAGTGATGACGGGTGGCGAGGTGGAGGGCCAGAGCAACCCGAGCACACAAGGACAAAACCAGACCAGCACAGAG CATGTCACACTTCGGCGGGCCAGACGGCAGCTTGACTTCACCTCACGAGAGGGTGAAGTGGATCAGGCCACT CACTCCTATCTGGACCGAGAAACCTCGCTCATTCTGAAAAGCATAGCAGGAAAGCCTTCTCACCTCCTGACCAAG GAGGAGCAAGCTGCCAAATTGAAGGCAGAGAAGATCCGAGTCGCCCTGGAAAAAATCAAGGAGGCGCAGGTCAAAAAG ctgGTGATCAGGGTCCACATGTCAGACGAGAGCTCCAAGACCATGATGGTGGATGAGCGGCAGACAGTGAGGCAGGTGCTGGACAGCCTGCTGGATAAGTCCCACTGCGGCTACAGCCCGGACTGGTCTCTAGTGGAAACCATCAATGAGCTACAGATGG aGCGTATTTTTGAGGACCATGAGAACTTGGTGGAGAATCTATTAAACTGGACCCGGGACAGCCACAACAAGCTTATGTTCATCGAACGCATCGAGAAATATGCGCTTTTTAAGAACCCTCAG AACTATTTGCTGGGGCGGAAGGAGACATCCGAAATGGCTGACAGGAACAAAGAGGCTTTATTAGAG GAGTGTTTCTGTGGCGGCTCAGTGTCAGTGCCGGAGATCGAGGGCATCCTGTGGCTGAAGGAGGACGGGAAGAAGTCGTGGAAGAAACGCTACTTTCTCCTCAGAGCTTCAGGGATCTACTACGTCCCCAAAGGCAAAGCCAAG GCATCCAGAGATCTCGTGTGCTTTCTGCAGTTGGACCATGTTAACGTGTACTACGGCCAGGACTACCGCAGCAAATACAAGGCTCCCACTGACTACTGTCTGGCCCTGAAG CATCCACAAATCCAGAAGAAGTCACAGTACATCAAGTATCTGTGCTGTGATGATGTCAGGACCCTGCACCAATGGGTGAATGGAATTCGCATCGCCAAG taTGGCAAGCAACTATACGTGAACTACCAGGAAGCCATGAAGAGGACAGAGGCGGCCTACGATTGgtcctctctctctacctccaGCATCCGATCAGGTTCTAGCTCTGCCAGCATACCTG AGTCCCAGTCCAACCACTCAGGTCATTCAGACAGTGGAGTGGACACGGGCTCGTCTCATGGCCGGTCCCAGAGTGTGGTGAGCTCCATCTTTTCTGAGGCCTGGAAGAGAGGTACCCAGATAGAGGAAAGCTCCAAG CATATGAGAATGGAGGCATCCAGAGGGGCCACCCTGCCGCATGCTTCCCACAGTCAGCGGCATCATAGCCAGCATTCAGTTGATCATCCAGCCCTGACGCCCCCTCCCCAACCCCAGGTGCAGCCGCAGCCTCAGCCCCACCAACACCACACACATGA ACCTCCCCCAGCCCCCATCACTGGCccaactccacctcctcctccactacCTCCTGGGAACCTGAGCTCCCCCTTGAGGAGGACACCCTCTGGGACTTCCAATTTCGTAGGCAAGAAACCCCCTCCCACCCCACAGAGGAACACCAGCGTCAAGTTCAACGCATCAGCTTCCTATGAGGAATCCAGGAGGAACTTGTTCAGTAAATTTGCTCCCCAGAACAACGCCCCTCCTTCAGCTCATTgtcccacctcctcctccatcggATCCCCTTCCAAGGACCCTTCAGCTGGACCCCCTGCTCCCCCGAAACCAGGAAAGCTCAACCTGGCCAACCTGCCCATGGCACTCCAGGCCAAAGTGAGCCAGGTAAAGCAAACCGGTGGTGACTTCCCTGCCCCCCCACATGAGTGCGGCTACTTCCCACCTCCTCCCCCGGCCTCTGAGCTCTTCCCCCCTCCTCTACCTCCTGGTAGTGACGCCCATAGCGGAGGACCTCCTAGGGTAGCCGTGGTCAACCCCCAGCCCCAggctccccctcctcctccgcctgtCTGCCATGTCAGCAACTCATCATGGGGGAAGAGCTCCTTGAAAAAGACTCCTCCACCCACACTTGTGCGGCGTAACAACACCACCCCGGAGCCCCCTCCACTCTCATCACCTCCACCCACCTCCCCAAAGGGTAGCTCAGGCCAGCCCAATTTCCTGGACGATCTCAACCGGACACTGAAGCGAAAGTCAGTGGGTCGCCAAAGTTCTCTGAACTCGGCCGGCCTCACGGACAAGTTGGACCCTGCAGGAACTATGGACGACATGGCGCTGCCCCCGCCGCCCCCGGAGCTGCTCCTGGACCAAGGAAAGCAAAGCAATGGAGGAAATGGGGGCTACATGTCTGGAAACATCTCAGGTTATGCAACACTACGACGAGGACCCCCACCTGCACCACCCAAACGGGGAGACACTACCAAACTTACTGGAGAGTGTTGA
- the spp2 gene encoding secreted phosphoprotein 24 — translation MKLYVLLLALLQALGCSGITLYNSELELMANRGIAAALAEVNSVYAVSHRYRVTRASVQRVVPMGMNTADLLMVFGIKETECVKASTNDPQTCSFRSGFFVPSLSCSSRVRMSATLTQVVSLRCGRDSSSSSSESSEEKFSSGRHQLNISFGNRVPAPAPTPPPVQPGRSLRSQTLDIWTNSLE, via the exons ATGAAGCTATACGTGCTTCTCTTGGCCCTGCTGCAGGCTCTGGGATGCTCAG GTATCACTCTGTACAACTCTGAGCTGGAGCTTATGGCAAACAGGGGGATCGCAGCAGCTCTGGCTGAGGTCAACTCTGTGTATGCTGTCAGCCATCGTTACAGGGTAACTCGAGCCTCTGTCCAAAGG GTTGTACCCATGGGCATGAACACTGCTGACCTGCTGATGGTGTTTGGGATTAAAGAGACGGAGTGTGTGAAGGCTTCCACAAACGACCCACAGACATGTTCCTTCAGATCTGGCTTCTTTGTG CCATCCTTGTCCTGCTCCAGTCGGGTTCGAATGTCGGCCACCTTAACTCAGGTGGTTTCTCTCAGATGCGGCCGTGACTCCTCGAGCTCCAGCTCCGAGTCCAGTGAGGAG AAGTTCTCAAGCGGGAGACACCAGTTAAACATCTCATTTGGAAATAGAG TCCCAGCACCTGCTCCAACTCCTCCACCCGTCCAGCCTGGTCGCTCTCTCCGCAGCCAGACATTGGACATCTGGACCAACTCCCTGGAGTGA